A genomic segment from Candidatus Omnitrophota bacterium encodes:
- the nadA gene encoding quinolinate synthase NadA has translation MPYKEFDARYKDHLKRKIKELKHKVGALIVAHNYQRDEIQEVADITGDSFALAREVTRAKEKVVVFCGVKFMAESAYILSPDKTILLPVEEAGCPLADMVTVEKLKKKKEEYPEAAVVCYVNSTAAVKAESDICCTSSNAIEVVRSLREDKVIFVPDKNLGRYVREHVPEKELILWDGYCVVHMRLTAEDVVRTKNMYPDAEFIAHPECRKEVLNLAEYIGSTAAMIKHVRESDRKEFIVGTETGIDYRLQRDNPEKKFYMPTDQFICANMKLTTLGWLARSLEKMVYKIEVPENVARRARKSLERMLEVV, from the coding sequence ATGCCGTACAAGGAATTTGACGCAAGGTACAAGGACCATCTTAAGCGTAAAATAAAGGAGCTCAAGCACAAGGTGGGGGCGCTCATAGTCGCGCATAATTATCAGCGGGATGAGATCCAGGAAGTAGCTGATATCACCGGTGATTCTTTCGCGCTTGCCAGGGAAGTAACGCGCGCGAAAGAGAAAGTCGTGGTGTTCTGCGGTGTTAAATTCATGGCGGAAAGCGCGTATATCCTCAGCCCGGACAAGACCATACTTCTTCCTGTCGAGGAAGCCGGATGCCCTCTGGCGGACATGGTAACGGTGGAGAAACTTAAGAAGAAAAAAGAGGAATATCCCGAGGCTGCGGTAGTGTGCTATGTGAATTCGACCGCGGCGGTAAAGGCTGAAAGTGATATCTGCTGCACATCGTCTAACGCGATCGAAGTGGTAAGGTCTCTCAGGGAAGATAAGGTCATATTTGTCCCGGACAAGAACCTCGGAAGATATGTGCGTGAGCATGTTCCCGAGAAAGAGCTGATACTGTGGGACGGGTACTGTGTGGTTCATATGAGGCTGACCGCGGAAGATGTCGTGAGGACCAAGAACATGTATCCGGACGCCGAGTTCATCGCGCATCCGGAATGCAGGAAAGAAGTGCTTAACCTGGCGGAATACATAGGAAGCACGGCCGCGATGATCAAGCATGTCAGGGAGTCGGACCGTAAGGAATTCATTGTTGGGACGGAAACAGGTATAGATTACAGATTGCAGAGGGACAACCCCGAGAAGAAGTTCTATATGCCTACAGACCAGTTCATATGTGCCAACATGAAACTTACGACACTGGGATGGCTCGCCAGATCGCTGGAAAAGATGGTTTACAAGATAGAAGTGCCGGAGAACGTAGCCAGGAGGGCCAGGAAATCCCTCGAAAGGATGCTGGAAGTAGTATGA